A stretch of Oryza brachyantha chromosome 4, ObraRS2, whole genome shotgun sequence DNA encodes these proteins:
- the LOC107304063 gene encoding defensin Ec-AMP-D1-like, with amino-acid sequence MEMLRKFFPAIVVILLVVVATGVSPVRAERECETVSLRFEGPCMVESNCANVCRTEGFVGGRCSTFARRCICIKPC; translated from the exons atggAGATGTTGCGTAAATTCTTCCCAGCCATCGTTGTCATCCTCCTTGTTGTTGTTGCCACTG GGGTGTCGCCGGTGCGGGCAGAGAGGGAGTGTGAGACGGTGAGCCTCCGGTTCGAGGGGCCTTGcatggtggaatccaactgCGCCAACGTGTGCCGGACGGAGGGGTTCGTCGGCGGCAGGTGCAGCACGTTCGCACGCCGCTGCATCTGCATCAAGCCGTGCTGA
- the LOC107304055 gene encoding defensin Ec-AMP-D1-like, with product MESSRKFFPAIAVLLLLVVTTEVVPSAEARECETASNRFKGMCMMVANCANVCLTEGFSGGKCSGFRRRCMCTKEC from the exons ATGGAGTCATCACGCAAGTTCTTCCCAGCCATTGCTGTCCTCCTCTTGCTCGTTGTCACCACAG AGGTGGTGCCAAGTGCAGAGGCGAGAGAGTGCGAGACGGCGAGCAACCGGTTCAAGGGGATGTGCATGATGGTGGCCAACTGCGCCAACGTGTGCTTGACCGAGGGCTTCTCCGGCGGCAAGTGCAGCGGCTTCCGGCGCCGCTGTATGTGCACCAAGGAATGCTGA